The Akkermansia sp. RCC_12PD genome contains the following window.
GTAATGGTATTTGTCCTCCACCCCGCGCCGCCAGCGCCAGGCAGAATCCGTGCCCATGAACAGCACCTTCCCGTTTCCGTAGGACTGGGTGACGATCAGGGGTATGCGCCCGTAGGCATTCTTGTCTGCCGCGTGTACGGCCAGCACGGTGGTGCCCGCCTTGGGGCGTTCCACGGGTGCGTACCAGTTGAAGCCCGGCAGGTTGCGCCAGACCTCCTCGTTTTCACTCTCCGTGTCCGCCAGCATGGTCAGCAGGGAGCCGCGGCCTTCCGGCGTGAGAATGAGCGGGGACGGGCCTGCCTGGGTGGTGCCTTCCGGCTTGTTTGTGAGGAAGGTGACGGGAATCAGGTCTGCCAGCTCCGATTGAAGAAGTTCCATTTGCTTGCCCTGGTATCCGGGCAGGAAAACAATGCCGCTGGCCTGCTGTTCCACCATCCCCTTGAGCAGTTTGGCCTGTTCCGGAGTCAGCCCTTTGCTCCCCATGCCCACGTCGCCGATGAAGATGACGTCGTATTGGGCCAGTTCCTCCATTTTCTCCGGGAATTTGACCAGGTACCCGGGGCCTTCTCCCATCTCCTTCAGTCCGGGGTGGAATAGAAGGGTGTGGACGTCCACGCCCGGATCGCGGTACAGGGCGTTGCGGATGAAACGGTATTCCCAGCGCGGCAGCGTGTCGATCACCAGCACCTTGATGGACTCCCTGCGCCCGGCGATGCTGAAGGAGGAGGCGTTGTTGATACGCACCCGTTCCTGCGGCTGGATGGGAAGCTTGAGTTCCAGCGTTTCGGAACCTTCCTTTTCTATTTTCCACAGCACGGCGTCGGATACTTCCCCCTGCGCCGGGATGGTGACCGTTCGGGTGACGGCCTTTCCGGTGTCTTTGGAAGACAGGGTAAGGGTTGCCCTGACTTCCCTGCCCAGAGTGCTTTTAATCGTGAAGGGGATTTGCACCGTTTCCCCGATGATGCCGTAAGTGGGGGCTTTCACATCCTGGAGGGCCAGGTCCGGCAGGGGAACGGAGCTGCCGGCGGGGATGATGAACAGGGGGATGCCGCGCGAACGCATCCTCTGCGCCTGTGTCAGCACGGAGGAGGAAGCATTATGGCTGCCGTCCGTGAACATGACGACCGCGCGGAGGTTGTCGGAAGACTGCATGGCTTCCTCCAGCGGTTTGGCCAGATCCGTAGATGCCAGGGCGTAATCCTGGGAATCCGGGGCAGGCTGGACGCTGAACGGGGCATTTTCCACTACATGGGTTTCTTTCAGGGAATCCGTGCTATGGCCTTTGAGCAGTTCCCGGACATACGCAGAGCGGGCAACGACGTGCTGGGGGGTGATTTCCACGTCCTGGGTCTCCATGGAACCCGAACGGTCTTCCAGGATGGAGACCTTGGGCTTTTCCTTAGGCTCTGAAATGATGACCCATTCCGGCTGGAACAGCAGGAAGCATATGGCTCCCAGGATGACCAGGCGCAGTATTTCCAGTTTGAACGTCAGCGGGCGGGGATTGCGCTTGCAGGAAATGCGGCTCATCCATATTCCGGCCGCCATGACCAGAACGGCCGCGGCGACACTCAGGACGGTGGGTTGAAGGCTCAGGTTCATAGGCGGTTGGCGGGGATGGGGCGTTTGGCCGTGCGCTTGGGCAGGCAAAGGAGGGCTTCCAGAAGCAGGCACCCCAGGGCGATCAGCAGGAACAGCTTCCAGGCTTCCTGCACCAGGGAGGGATTTTCAACGCCGCCCTGCGTGGCACTGATGGCGGCGTCCGGCAGGAGGATGTGGATTTTTTCATCCGTGATCTGGTCAGGATTGTCTTCCGACCACGGCCGGTTGACGGCATAGGTCTGCGCACCGAGGCGGTAAACGCCGGCTGTGTCCACGGGAGAACCGGAGGGATGGGAGCCCTGCGCGTCGTCCATGCGCATGGGAACATCCGTAGCAGACTGGGGCAGGGCGGGATCATTCACGCGCAGGGAAATGGCGGAGGAAAAGCGTTCCGCGCCGCGGTCCGCCATGCGCTGGAGAAGGGGGAGCAGCAGGTGGCCGTCCGCCAGATTGGACCAGGAATATTTGGGCAGGGTGGTCAGGAACAGGGCGGAACCTGCTCCGGCCCTGACCTGGCCCAGGGCACAGGTGCCGTCGTCCCAGGAGGCCAGAACGCGGTATTTGCCTGCCAGGGGTTTCCGGCGGATGGCGCGGAGGCGGTTGGCGGGGA
Protein-coding sequences here:
- a CDS encoding glutamine amidotransferase produces the protein MNLSLQPTVLSVAAAVLVMAAGIWMSRISCKRNPRPLTFKLEILRLVILGAICFLLFQPEWVIISEPKEKPKVSILEDRSGSMETQDVEITPQHVVARSAYVRELLKGHSTDSLKETHVVENAPFSVQPAPDSQDYALASTDLAKPLEEAMQSSDNLRAVVMFTDGSHNASSSVLTQAQRMRSRGIPLFIIPAGSSVPLPDLALQDVKAPTYGIIGETVQIPFTIKSTLGREVRATLTLSSKDTGKAVTRTVTIPAQGEVSDAVLWKIEKEGSETLELKLPIQPQERVRINNASSFSIAGRRESIKVLVIDTLPRWEYRFIRNALYRDPGVDVHTLLFHPGLKEMGEGPGYLVKFPEKMEELAQYDVIFIGDVGMGSKGLTPEQAKLLKGMVEQQASGIVFLPGYQGKQMELLQSELADLIPVTFLTNKPEGTTQAGPSPLILTPEGRGSLLTMLADTESENEEVWRNLPGFNWYAPVERPKAGTTVLAVHAADKNAYGRIPLIVTQSYGNGKVLFMGTDSAWRWRRGVEDKYHYRFWSQVARWMSYQRNMAAGERIRLIPNPERPRLGDTLTVTAMVSDKQGAPLQNGEVFLDITAPEGTTSRVQMENMDHTWGSFTASVKINRPGKWILAASSSDQPDKAVMLPVITMNETLEKIGQPINTALMEEMTSITRGRMVKAEEIQQLIREIKDLPVPPPMEKRILIWCHPYTLAALLVLLSLFWIGRKLNGTI